In Microbulbifer sp. GL-2, the following are encoded in one genomic region:
- a CDS encoding YeaH/YhbH family protein, protein MSYIIDRRLNGKKKSTVNRQRFLRRYKAHIKKAVGDAMNSRSIMDMDKGERISIPTRDISEPLFSHGAGGHVERVLPGNKEFTTGDRIPRQNQKGGDGGGGGASDSGEGVDEFVFQISQEEFLDFMFEGLQLPNMIKRRLAGNESFQVVRAGISNEGTPGRLNVIRSLRAAHARRIALTSNKRRNLRDLEQSLEIEEGKESVLRDQRKIEALNNEINELRKRISRVPFLDDFDLKYNLLIRQPKPRSRAVMFCLMDVSGSMNQATKDMAKRFFLLLYLFLQRSYEYTEVVFIRHHTSAKEVDEEEFFYSRETGGTIVSSALKLMRRIMRERYPESEWNIYGAQASDGDNWNDDSSTCHRILIDDIMPHVQYYSYVEITPRDHQALWEEYESVRTLFPHHFAMEQIVDVQDIYPVFRQLFSQKVTARC, encoded by the coding sequence ATGAGCTATATCATCGACCGTCGCCTAAACGGAAAGAAGAAAAGTACGGTTAACCGCCAACGTTTCTTAAGGCGTTACAAGGCCCATATAAAGAAAGCTGTTGGTGACGCCATGAACAGCCGCTCCATCATGGATATGGATAAAGGCGAGCGTATCAGTATTCCCACCAGGGATATTAGCGAGCCTCTATTCTCTCACGGTGCCGGCGGTCACGTGGAGCGCGTCCTCCCAGGCAACAAGGAGTTTACCACCGGCGATCGAATTCCACGTCAAAACCAGAAAGGTGGGGATGGGGGCGGTGGTGGTGCCAGTGATAGCGGCGAAGGTGTGGATGAGTTTGTTTTCCAGATCTCCCAGGAGGAGTTTCTCGACTTTATGTTTGAAGGGCTGCAGCTGCCCAATATGATCAAACGTCGATTAGCCGGCAATGAATCCTTCCAGGTAGTCCGCGCCGGTATCAGCAATGAAGGTACTCCCGGCCGACTTAATGTCATCCGCTCCCTCAGGGCTGCCCACGCCCGCCGTATCGCACTGACCAGCAATAAAAGGCGCAACCTGCGAGATTTAGAGCAGTCACTGGAAATAGAGGAAGGAAAAGAATCCGTTCTGCGGGACCAGCGCAAAATTGAAGCGCTTAATAATGAAATTAACGAGTTACGCAAACGTATTAGTCGGGTGCCATTCCTTGATGACTTCGACCTTAAATACAACCTGTTGATTCGCCAGCCAAAACCGCGCTCCCGAGCTGTCATGTTCTGCTTAATGGACGTTTCCGGCTCCATGAATCAGGCCACCAAGGATATGGCCAAGCGATTCTTCTTACTGCTTTATCTTTTCCTCCAGCGCAGCTATGAATACACCGAAGTGGTGTTTATACGCCATCACACCAGCGCCAAAGAAGTAGATGAAGAGGAATTTTTTTATTCGCGTGAGACCGGAGGCACGATTGTCTCCAGTGCATTAAAACTGATGCGGCGAATCATGCGTGAGCGTTACCCAGAAAGCGAGTGGAATATTTATGGTGCCCAGGCTTCAGATGGAGACAATTGGAATGATGACTCCAGTACCTGCCATAGAATCCTGATCGACGACATCATGCCCCATGTACAGTACTACTCCTATGTAGAGATTACCCCTCGCGATCACCAGGCGCTCTGGGAGGAGTACGAAAGTGTGCGCACACTGTTCCCACACCACTTTGCCATGGAACAGATTGTCGATGTCCAAGATATCTACCCAGTCTTCCGCCAGCTGTTCAGCCAGAAGGTAACCGCTCGATGCTAG
- the pdxA gene encoding 4-hydroxythreonine-4-phosphate dehydrogenase PdxA — MIPRIALTPGEPAGIGPELVVKVAQQGSSAQIVAIADPALLHQAAAASQLPLKLLPFSPSSASLATPPGCLYIVEVAMACGAKAGYLDTANAPYVLNTLEAAAQGCLSGTFDALVTGPVHKGVINDAGIPFSGHTEFFADQAGVERVVMMLAAEELRVALVTTHLPLKEVSATITEKRLEQTIQILHESLTDQFQIESPRIGVCGLNPHAGEGGHLGREEIEVIEPSLNKLRAKGIQLIGPLPADTLFTPPQLAHCDAVLAMYHDQGLPVLKFKGFGKAVNITLGLPFIRTSVDHGTALDLAGTGHASTGSLEAALTQAIKLAQR, encoded by the coding sequence ATGATACCGAGAATCGCTTTGACACCTGGTGAGCCCGCGGGTATTGGCCCGGAGTTAGTGGTTAAAGTCGCCCAGCAGGGTAGCAGCGCCCAAATAGTGGCCATCGCCGATCCCGCCTTGTTACACCAAGCCGCCGCTGCGTCACAGCTCCCCCTGAAACTACTCCCCTTTTCCCCTAGCTCAGCGTCATTAGCCACCCCACCCGGCTGTCTCTATATCGTTGAGGTTGCGATGGCTTGCGGAGCAAAAGCAGGTTATTTGGATACTGCTAATGCTCCCTATGTTTTGAATACCTTGGAGGCTGCAGCACAGGGGTGCCTGTCTGGAACATTTGACGCCCTGGTAACCGGCCCTGTGCATAAGGGGGTGATAAACGATGCAGGTATCCCCTTTAGCGGGCATACAGAGTTTTTTGCCGATCAGGCCGGCGTTGAGCGGGTTGTCATGATGCTCGCGGCAGAAGAACTTCGGGTAGCGCTTGTTACTACACACCTCCCCCTAAAAGAGGTCAGCGCCACCATCACGGAAAAGCGCCTGGAGCAGACCATTCAAATACTGCATGAAAGCTTGACTGACCAGTTCCAAATAGAGTCACCCCGTATAGGGGTATGTGGATTGAATCCCCACGCTGGTGAAGGGGGCCACCTGGGCCGGGAGGAAATTGAGGTGATAGAACCTTCCCTGAACAAGTTACGTGCGAAGGGTATACAGCTTATCGGCCCCCTGCCAGCCGACACGCTCTTCACCCCTCCCCAGCTGGCTCATTGTGATGCGGTACTGGCCATGTATCACGATCAGGGGTTACCGGTGTTAAAATTCAAAGGATTCGGCAAAGCCGTCAATATTACCTTAGGGCTTCCCTTTATTCGTACCTCTGTCGATCACGGTACAGCGCTGGATCTCGCAGGAACCGGCCATGCCAGCACTGGTAGCCTGGAAGCAGCCCTGACACAGGCTATTAAATTGGCACAGCGATAA
- the galE gene encoding UDP-glucose 4-epimerase GalE, protein MAILVTGGAGYIGSHMCVELFEAGLQPIVVDNFLNSSQEALNRVEVISGKKLPFYDYDISDQEGLRKIFYEHDIEAVIHFAGLKAVGESVEQPLRYYQNNVAGTLALIEVMEEFGVFQMIFSSSATVYGYPDTVPIRESCATGATNPYGASKLIVEEILRDICAVPRSQWKVSLLRYFNPIGAHKSGRIGEAPRGIPNNLLPFISQVAVGCHPYLQIFGDDYETADGTGVRDYIHVVDLALGHLAALKLLGKQETKEGCYTYNLGTGQGSSVFEVVHAFEKVSGRKIPYKIVPRRPGDIAECYADPALAEKELGWSATYDLTRMVEDAWRWQSRNPKGYTGE, encoded by the coding sequence ATGGCGATTCTAGTGACTGGCGGAGCGGGTTATATTGGCAGTCATATGTGCGTGGAATTATTTGAGGCGGGCCTTCAACCGATTGTTGTAGATAATTTTTTGAATAGTAGCCAGGAAGCCCTAAACCGTGTTGAGGTTATTTCTGGGAAAAAACTACCATTTTATGACTATGACATTAGTGATCAGGAGGGGCTTCGTAAGATTTTCTATGAGCATGATATTGAAGCCGTAATCCATTTTGCTGGTTTGAAAGCAGTGGGAGAATCTGTTGAGCAGCCATTGCGTTACTATCAAAATAATGTGGCCGGAACCCTGGCTCTTATTGAGGTGATGGAGGAGTTTGGCGTATTTCAAATGATCTTCAGTTCGTCTGCCACGGTCTATGGTTATCCCGATACTGTTCCTATTAGGGAAAGTTGCGCAACCGGAGCTACTAACCCTTATGGCGCAAGCAAGTTGATTGTTGAAGAGATTTTACGCGATATTTGTGCAGTTCCCAGAAGCCAATGGAAAGTGAGCCTGTTGCGCTATTTTAATCCTATTGGTGCCCATAAGAGTGGGAGAATTGGTGAGGCTCCCCGCGGAATACCGAATAACTTACTGCCATTTATTTCCCAGGTCGCAGTTGGGTGTCACCCTTATTTGCAGATTTTTGGAGATGACTACGAGACGGCCGACGGAACAGGTGTGCGGGATTATATTCACGTGGTCGACCTTGCCCTGGGACACTTGGCAGCCCTTAAGTTACTTGGTAAACAGGAAACAAAAGAGGGGTGTTATACCTATAACCTGGGTACAGGGCAGGGAAGTTCTGTGTTTGAGGTTGTGCATGCCTTTGAAAAGGTTAGTGGCAGAAAAATTCCTTATAAGATAGTACCGCGAAGGCCTGGGGATATTGCAGAGTGCTATGCCGATCCGGCATTGGCAGAAAAAGAACTAGGCTGGAGCGCGACGTATGACCTAACGCGAATGGTTGAAGATGCCTGGCGTTGGCAATCCCGGAATCCTAAAGGATACACTGGGGAATAA
- a CDS encoding helix-turn-helix domain-containing protein — MSELHVLTTGEAARYCGVNFRTVIRWIERGQLKAYKLPGRGDHRICVEDFVGFLRDNSMPVPNDLAVPSRKVLLVTTDPELTSAGIQTLKSIGCEIEIAGDSFSAGILLANAKPALLVIDASLVGDGGFQVLDYLRSRSEYANLRILVVPSEDDLDKARWLDAGADALLAHREERGELAAKAKLLLEADD, encoded by the coding sequence ATGAGCGAACTACATGTGCTAACCACCGGCGAGGCAGCCAGATACTGCGGCGTCAACTTTCGTACGGTGATTCGCTGGATAGAGCGCGGACAACTCAAGGCTTACAAACTTCCAGGTCGTGGTGACCATCGTATCTGTGTGGAGGACTTCGTTGGGTTCCTGCGCGATAACTCCATGCCGGTACCAAACGATCTGGCAGTGCCCAGCCGCAAGGTACTGTTGGTAACCACAGACCCGGAGCTGACTTCTGCGGGAATTCAAACGCTGAAAAGCATTGGCTGCGAGATAGAGATAGCTGGTGATAGCTTTTCCGCCGGTATTTTGCTGGCCAATGCAAAACCGGCACTGCTGGTGATTGATGCGAGCCTTGTGGGAGATGGTGGGTTCCAGGTTCTGGACTACTTGAGATCCCGCAGTGAGTACGCAAACCTGCGCATTCTGGTCGTGCCTTCTGAGGATGATCTCGATAAGGCTCGCTGGCTGGATGCGGGTGCTGATGCCCTGTTGGCGCATCGTGAAGAACGCGGGGAGTTGGCGGCAAAAGCGAAGTTGTTGCTGGAAGCTGACGACTAA
- a CDS encoding symmetrical bis(5'-nucleosyl)-tetraphosphatase — translation MATYAIGDIQGCLEPLQRLLKKIQFRFDRDQLWLAGDLVHRGDDSLGTLRFLYKHRHQVTAVLGNHDLHLLALAHGAKHLSEKENDLARILTARDADQLLSWLQGLPLLVHKGGYTMVHAGIPPIWNVTKAQELAREVEHALADEAMAKAYFFGMYGNEPHCWNDHLIGIERLRSITNYFTRMRFCKADGTLDLVTKRGPQAAHADYKPWFSFANRKTKNDKIIFGHWAALEGRADTKNIYALDTGCVWGGYLTALRLNDEEFFCLDCSL, via the coding sequence TTGGCCACGTATGCCATCGGTGATATTCAGGGCTGCCTTGAGCCTCTTCAGCGGCTGCTCAAGAAAATTCAATTCCGCTTTGATCGTGATCAACTATGGCTCGCCGGAGACCTGGTTCATCGCGGTGACGACAGCCTGGGCACTCTGCGCTTTTTATATAAGCACCGCCACCAGGTCACCGCCGTTCTCGGCAACCACGACCTGCACCTCTTGGCACTAGCCCATGGGGCTAAACATCTCTCGGAGAAAGAAAATGACCTGGCCAGAATCCTTACGGCCAGGGATGCAGACCAGTTACTGAGTTGGCTTCAAGGCCTCCCCCTCCTGGTACATAAAGGGGGATACACTATGGTGCATGCAGGCATCCCCCCTATTTGGAATGTTACCAAGGCACAGGAGTTGGCTCGCGAAGTTGAGCATGCACTTGCTGACGAGGCTATGGCAAAAGCTTATTTTTTTGGGATGTATGGCAATGAACCCCACTGCTGGAACGACCACCTTATCGGTATTGAAAGGCTGCGCTCAATAACCAACTACTTCACACGTATGCGTTTCTGTAAAGCAGATGGTACACTCGACCTGGTCACCAAACGAGGCCCTCAAGCTGCCCATGCTGATTACAAACCCTGGTTCAGTTTTGCCAATAGAAAAACAAAAAATGACAAAATAATATTTGGCCACTGGGCCGCCCTGGAAGGTCGCGCAGACACAAAAAATATATATGCACTAGATACAGGATGTGTCTGGGGTGGTTATCTTACTGCACTGCGCTTGAATGATGAGGAATTTTTTTGTTTAGATTGCAGCCTGTAA
- a CDS encoding PrkA family serine protein kinase, giving the protein MTIFNHYLERYESIQDEELSIQEYLELCKTDRSAYASPAERMLMAIGEAELIDTSRDPRLSRIFCNKVIKRYKAFNEFYGMEEAIEQIVSFFRHAAQGLEEKKQILYLLGPVGGGKSSLAERLKALMEQVPIYAIKGSPVFESPLSLFSPDEDGRILEEDYGIARRYVNTIMSPWAVKRLHEFKGDISKFRVVKIRPSILDQVAISKTEPGDENNQDISSLVGKIDIRKLEDFPQNDPDAYSFSGSLCRANQGLMEFVEMFKAPIKVLHPLLTATQEGNYNSTEGLGSIPFNGTILAHSNESEWQSFRNNRNNEAFLDRIYIVKVPYCVRVLEEIKIYQKLLENSSLSKAPCAPDTLRMLAQFSVLSRMKNPENSSLYSKMRIYDGENLKDTDPKAKTIQEYRDNAGVDEGMHGLSTRFSFKILSKVFNFDATEVAANPVHLLYVLEQQIEQEQFPPEIQENYLGFIKEYLAPRYVEFIGKEIQTAYLESYAEYGQNLFDRYVTYADFWIQDQEYRDPETGEILDRGALNEELEKTEKPAGISNPKDFRNEIVNFVLRARANNQGKNPDWRSYEKLRAVIEKKMFSNTEDLLPVISFNTKASADDKRKHADFVARMVERGYTEKQVRLLSEWYLRVRKSQ; this is encoded by the coding sequence ATGACAATTTTCAACCATTACCTTGAAAGGTATGAGTCTATCCAGGATGAGGAACTCAGCATCCAGGAATATCTGGAGTTGTGTAAAACAGACCGCAGCGCCTATGCATCTCCCGCAGAGCGAATGCTTATGGCTATAGGCGAGGCCGAACTAATAGATACGTCTCGCGACCCTCGCTTGTCTCGAATTTTCTGTAACAAGGTCATTAAGCGCTATAAGGCATTCAATGAATTTTACGGTATGGAAGAGGCAATTGAACAAATTGTCTCATTCTTCCGCCATGCCGCTCAGGGACTGGAAGAGAAGAAACAAATCCTATACTTGCTCGGCCCTGTAGGAGGAGGGAAATCCTCTCTTGCAGAACGCTTAAAGGCCCTAATGGAACAAGTGCCAATTTATGCGATTAAAGGTTCACCGGTCTTTGAATCCCCCCTCAGCCTGTTCTCACCCGATGAGGATGGACGAATCCTGGAGGAGGACTATGGTATCGCCAGGCGATACGTCAATACGATCATGTCCCCTTGGGCAGTTAAACGCCTACATGAATTCAAGGGGGATATCAGTAAATTCCGTGTAGTTAAAATTCGACCTTCTATTTTGGATCAAGTCGCCATTTCAAAGACTGAGCCAGGGGATGAAAACAACCAGGACATATCCTCTCTGGTTGGCAAGATTGATATTCGAAAGCTGGAAGACTTTCCACAAAATGATCCTGACGCCTATAGTTTTTCTGGCAGTCTGTGTCGCGCTAACCAGGGGTTGATGGAATTTGTAGAAATGTTCAAAGCGCCAATTAAGGTGCTTCACCCCCTGCTTACAGCTACTCAAGAAGGTAACTACAATAGCACCGAAGGTCTGGGCTCCATACCGTTTAATGGCACCATCCTTGCCCACTCAAATGAATCCGAATGGCAGTCTTTCCGTAATAACCGGAATAATGAAGCTTTCCTGGACCGGATTTATATTGTCAAAGTCCCCTATTGCGTGCGAGTCCTGGAAGAAATCAAGATTTACCAAAAACTATTAGAAAACAGCTCACTTTCCAAAGCGCCATGTGCGCCGGACACCCTGCGTATGCTGGCACAATTTTCTGTGCTTTCCCGGATGAAAAATCCAGAAAACTCCAGTCTTTACTCGAAAATGCGCATTTATGATGGAGAGAATCTCAAGGATACAGACCCTAAGGCGAAGACCATTCAGGAGTATCGCGATAACGCAGGCGTTGATGAGGGCATGCATGGCCTTTCGACTCGGTTTTCTTTCAAAATTCTCTCCAAGGTCTTTAACTTTGATGCAACAGAGGTGGCAGCTAATCCGGTACACCTGCTCTACGTACTTGAACAGCAGATAGAGCAGGAACAATTCCCTCCCGAGATCCAAGAAAACTATCTTGGCTTTATCAAAGAGTATCTGGCGCCAAGATACGTGGAGTTTATAGGCAAAGAGATACAGACTGCCTACCTGGAATCCTATGCTGAGTACGGTCAAAACCTGTTTGACCGCTATGTCACCTATGCCGATTTCTGGATTCAGGACCAGGAATACCGCGATCCCGAAACCGGAGAAATACTCGATCGCGGTGCACTAAACGAAGAGCTGGAAAAAACGGAAAAACCTGCAGGAATATCCAACCCTAAAGATTTCCGTAATGAAATTGTCAACTTTGTATTACGTGCCCGGGCCAATAATCAGGGGAAAAATCCAGACTGGAGATCTTATGAGAAATTACGCGCAGTTATTGAGAAGAAGATGTTCTCTAATACCGAGGACCTCCTGCCGGTAATTTCCTTCAACACTAAAGCATCTGCAGATGACAAGCGTAAGCATGCGGACTTTGTTGCTCGCATGGTCGAGCGCGGCTATACCGAAAAACAGGTTCGTCTATTGTCTGAGTGGTACCTGAGAGTTCGCAAATCGCAGTGA
- a CDS encoding peptidylprolyl isomerase: MQKFAPKISLSSVLAACALIAGTVTAQVQTLDRVVAVVDEDVVMASELSQRMNTIASQIQAQQVQAPPIDVLRRQVLEQLIIERLQLQMASRAGVTISESELDQAIARVQQNASVSPEEFRQRLRADGMTLKSFRQQIRQELMIRRVEQGSVNRRIQITDQDIDNFLRSKEGEFWKSPQYELGHILIPISSSAPASEVTQAREKAEELVQQTREGADFRRLAIANSAGQNALAGGDLGWRKTVELPTLFADALNGLKVGDVTEPFRSDAGFHLLKIHAQKGASEQLVEQTKVRHILLKPSAILTDDEAYNKLIAMRDEAMTSDNFAELARENSEDIGSMLSGGDLGWSMPGQFVPEFTQAMDTTNIGEISLPFRSQFGWHILKVENRRKQDMTDQYIRNQAANLLRNRRYEEEKQNWRREIRDQAYVEIKLQDGDKDPTEEEQ, from the coding sequence ATGCAGAAATTTGCGCCGAAAATAAGCCTGTCATCCGTTCTGGCTGCCTGCGCCCTGATCGCCGGCACTGTTACAGCACAAGTGCAAACCCTGGACAGGGTGGTCGCTGTTGTGGATGAAGATGTGGTAATGGCCAGTGAGCTGTCCCAGCGCATGAACACCATCGCCAGCCAGATCCAGGCACAACAGGTTCAGGCACCCCCTATCGACGTTTTACGCCGCCAGGTTCTCGAGCAGCTGATTATCGAGCGACTGCAGCTACAGATGGCGTCCCGCGCAGGCGTGACAATCTCAGAATCCGAACTCGACCAGGCTATCGCACGGGTTCAACAAAATGCCAGTGTCAGCCCTGAAGAGTTTCGCCAACGCCTCCGCGCCGACGGTATGACCCTGAAAAGCTTCCGCCAGCAAATCCGCCAGGAGTTGATGATTCGCCGTGTAGAGCAAGGCAGTGTCAACCGTAGAATCCAAATTACCGACCAGGACATCGACAACTTCCTTCGCTCCAAAGAGGGCGAGTTCTGGAAGTCCCCGCAGTACGAGCTCGGCCATATCCTGATTCCAATCAGCTCCAGTGCTCCCGCCAGTGAAGTAACCCAAGCTCGTGAAAAAGCGGAGGAACTGGTACAACAAACTCGAGAAGGTGCCGATTTCCGCCGCCTGGCAATTGCCAACTCTGCGGGACAAAACGCCCTGGCCGGTGGTGACTTAGGCTGGCGCAAGACCGTGGAGCTGCCGACATTGTTTGCTGATGCCCTCAATGGCCTGAAGGTTGGGGATGTGACTGAACCTTTCCGCAGCGATGCGGGCTTCCACCTACTCAAGATTCACGCCCAGAAAGGGGCCAGTGAGCAATTGGTGGAACAGACCAAAGTCCGCCATATTCTACTCAAGCCCTCTGCCATACTCACTGACGATGAAGCCTACAATAAATTAATCGCTATGCGTGACGAGGCGATGACCAGTGACAATTTTGCCGAGCTGGCCAGGGAGAACTCAGAAGATATTGGCTCCATGCTTTCTGGGGGTGATCTCGGTTGGTCCATGCCCGGCCAGTTTGTGCCGGAGTTTACCCAGGCTATGGACACCACCAATATCGGTGAAATCAGCCTGCCGTTCCGTAGCCAGTTTGGTTGGCACATCTTGAAAGTAGAAAACCGGCGCAAGCAGGATATGACAGACCAATATATCCGCAACCAGGCCGCCAACCTGCTGCGCAACCGTCGTTACGAAGAGGAAAAGCAGAATTGGCGTCGTGAAATTCGTGACCAGGCCTATGTTGAAATCAAGCTTCAGGACGGAGACAAGGACCCGACCGAAGAAGAGCAGTAA
- the rsmA gene encoding 16S rRNA (adenine(1518)-N(6)/adenine(1519)-N(6))-dimethyltransferase RsmA, which yields MDSFFQHKARKRFGQNFLVDENIIERIVRAVAPKEFDKLVEIGPGQGAITELLLQRCPSLTSVELDRDLIPLLQFKFRDYPDFKIIEQDALKFNFGEFAAESPLRIVGNLPYNISTPLLFHLLSFKGKVQDMHFMLQKEVVDRLSATPGNKSFGRLSVMVQYHCRVQGLFPVPPQSFQPAPKVESAIVRLTPYGKLPFLAEDEKLLERIVNVAFQQRRKTLRNALKPLFPELDINLLPVDASRRPETLSVEEFVQLANYCHHLEQ from the coding sequence ATGGACAGTTTTTTTCAACACAAGGCCCGCAAGCGCTTCGGCCAAAATTTTTTGGTTGATGAAAATATCATCGAACGCATAGTGCGTGCCGTGGCCCCCAAAGAATTTGACAAGCTCGTTGAAATTGGCCCTGGACAGGGAGCCATTACAGAGCTGCTCCTCCAACGCTGCCCGAGCCTCACCTCCGTTGAGCTGGACCGCGACTTGATCCCCCTACTGCAATTTAAATTCAGGGACTACCCTGATTTTAAAATTATTGAGCAGGATGCCCTCAAGTTTAACTTTGGAGAGTTTGCTGCGGAATCACCACTGCGTATCGTCGGCAATCTGCCTTACAACATTTCAACGCCGCTTCTTTTCCATCTACTCAGCTTTAAAGGCAAGGTGCAGGACATGCATTTTATGCTGCAAAAGGAAGTGGTCGATCGCCTGAGTGCTACTCCAGGTAACAAGTCCTTTGGACGCTTAAGTGTCATGGTTCAGTATCATTGTCGCGTACAGGGGCTATTTCCTGTCCCCCCGCAGTCTTTCCAGCCAGCCCCCAAGGTAGAGTCCGCAATTGTGCGACTTACCCCCTATGGAAAACTTCCGTTCCTTGCCGAGGATGAAAAACTACTGGAGCGAATCGTTAATGTAGCCTTTCAGCAGCGACGCAAGACATTGCGCAATGCGTTAAAGCCTCTGTTCCCTGAACTAGATATAAACCTACTACCCGTTGATGCCAGCCGCCGCCCGGAAACCCTCAGTGTGGAGGAGTTTGTCCAGTTGGCAAATTACTGCCATCACCTCGAACAGTAA
- a CDS encoding SpoVR family protein gives MLDTFTSGSDSQKSDSQGPISTTSEWTFELIQEYDRAISALAEEFGLDTYPNQIEVISSEQMMDAYSSVGMPVGYNHWSFGKQFISVENNYQRGLMGLAYEIVINSNPCIAYLMEENTMTMQALVIAHASYGHNSFFKGNYLFRSWTDAGSIIDYLIFAKNYISRCEERHGLDEVEAIMDSCHALMNYGVDRYKRPYPISAVEEERQQQEREEYRQRQLNDLWRTIPKLGEGTEEAQEERFPKEPQENILYFIEKNAPLLENWQRELVRIVRKLAQYFYPQRQTQVMNEGWATFWHYTLLTELYGRGRVTEGFMMEFLQSHTNVIYQPGFDSPHYNGINPYTLGFSIFSDLRRICESPTDEDRRWFPDIAGSNWRETLQFAMRDFKDESFILQFLSPKVMRDMKLFCISDNDKENEIIVSAIHDDSGYRQLRENLAGQYNLGNREPNIQVFSVDTRGDRSLTLHHTQYRRRPLGKETTEVLKHLHRLWGFDVHLHSLNSDEVTASFHCPEQGRDRQEGEEESMLIPKPI, from the coding sequence ATGCTAGACACATTTACCAGTGGCAGCGACTCACAGAAATCTGATTCACAAGGGCCTATCTCAACCACTTCTGAGTGGACGTTTGAGTTGATCCAGGAGTATGACCGCGCGATTAGTGCGCTGGCAGAAGAGTTTGGCCTCGATACTTACCCCAACCAGATCGAGGTAATCAGCTCTGAGCAGATGATGGATGCCTACTCTTCGGTTGGCATGCCAGTTGGGTATAATCACTGGTCCTTCGGCAAACAATTTATCAGCGTCGAAAACAATTACCAGCGCGGCTTGATGGGGCTCGCCTACGAAATCGTTATCAATTCCAACCCCTGTATTGCCTATCTCATGGAAGAGAACACCATGACGATGCAGGCACTCGTTATTGCACATGCGTCTTATGGGCACAACTCTTTCTTTAAGGGAAATTATCTGTTCCGGTCCTGGACTGATGCCGGCAGCATTATCGACTACCTGATTTTTGCCAAGAACTATATTTCACGCTGCGAAGAGCGCCATGGCCTCGATGAAGTTGAGGCAATAATGGACTCCTGCCACGCCCTGATGAATTACGGTGTCGACCGATACAAGAGACCATACCCCATCTCCGCGGTTGAGGAGGAGCGCCAACAACAGGAACGCGAAGAATACCGGCAACGACAGCTCAATGACCTGTGGAGGACCATTCCCAAGCTGGGCGAAGGTACAGAGGAAGCCCAGGAGGAACGTTTTCCCAAAGAGCCCCAGGAAAATATTCTTTACTTTATTGAAAAAAATGCGCCACTACTGGAAAACTGGCAACGGGAACTGGTGCGCATTGTTCGCAAACTGGCCCAGTATTTTTATCCACAGCGTCAGACCCAGGTAATGAATGAAGGCTGGGCCACCTTCTGGCACTACACTTTACTGACAGAGCTGTATGGGCGAGGTCGGGTCACCGAAGGCTTCATGATGGAGTTCCTGCAAAGCCATACCAATGTGATCTATCAGCCTGGTTTTGACAGCCCACATTACAATGGCATTAACCCCTATACTCTGGGTTTCAGTATTTTCAGTGACCTAAGGCGAATCTGCGAAAGTCCCACCGACGAGGACCGCCGCTGGTTTCCTGATATTGCAGGGAGTAACTGGCGGGAAACGCTGCAGTTTGCAATGCGCGACTTTAAAGATGAGAGCTTTATCCTGCAATTCCTCTCACCAAAAGTGATGCGCGATATGAAGCTCTTTTGTATCAGTGACAATGACAAGGAAAATGAAATCATTGTGAGCGCTATTCACGATGATAGCGGCTATCGGCAATTGAGAGAAAACCTGGCCGGGCAGTACAACCTCGGTAACCGTGAACCCAATATTCAAGTATTCTCAGTAGATACTCGTGGAGATCGCTCGCTGACACTGCATCACACCCAGTATCGACGCCGTCCTTTGGGTAAGGAGACCACTGAAGTACTTAAGCACTTGCACAGACTATGGGGCTTTGACGTGCATCTACACAGCCTTAATAGTGATGAAGTGACGGCAAGCTTCCACTGCCCAGAACAGGGACGCGATCGCCAAGAGGGAGAAGAGGAATCCATGTTGATCCCGAAACCCATTTGA